Proteins from a genomic interval of Vicia villosa cultivar HV-30 ecotype Madison, WI unplaced genomic scaffold, Vvil1.0 ctg.001098F_1_1, whole genome shotgun sequence:
- the LOC131633216 gene encoding uncharacterized protein LOC131633216, producing the protein MYCIGTQKKVDVTYIIFNHLWNAVRDYRDESRTKKKGIVIPFGRIITNLLVQTKMVEELETAGVIKDPYTIIGSTLNATSLRKMGLIQAIENAPQAIPGVRNRRGPILSEFEMFFLNEQPDIKVRYLNLLKQDGSIDVPLGVCKQKLPTTKDGIVEVLPEAASQKERRTKRKQDVSSISKEKRTEEKGAEENKEVAVEKENTEKEDVVIQKKQKKSEKEDDTKNDEKEVEKKKKRKKTDKTDDEKEDEKVEEKKKSKKDKNKKKKKVEKKDVEGEQKNNEEENKEEARKKEIFAGKKVEIQKKRKEVEADSERPTKKSKESEDEAESLLSLDGEPEPYFILNPDSYSTQFKTPKPELSVGVSFEFLKLKVQTGLEALKAAHNARTNYVATRSLWRAFRREIHSDFLKLQKACEAEAPGPFEPAAPTPPKNLAEILLALENSEAEIPSPVFVEAASESEADVGNHDAETQDAETQDAQNHPAMQHPLKENQADVLMLDAAAETPLLDNSFDASSTGPSILMNTMKALHQNQDDLASQSIKNALIHAIH; encoded by the exons ATGTATTGCATTGGTACTCAGAAAAAGGTTGATGTTacctacatcattttcaatcacttGTGGAATGCTGTAAGGGACTATAGAGATGAGAGCAGAACAAAGAAGAAAGGAATTGTTATTCCTTTCGGGAGGATTATTACCAATCTtttggttcaaaccaagatggttgaagaacTGGAAACTGCTGGAGTTATCAAGGATCCTTACACAATCATTGGAAGTACCTTGAATGCTACTTCTTTGAGGAAAATGGGTCTAATTCAAGCTATTGAAAATGCTCCTCAGGCTATTCCAGGTGTTAGAAACAGAAGAGGTCCAATTCTTTCTGAATTTGAGATGTTCTTTCTGAATGAACAACCAGATATTAAGGTTCGTTACCTTAATCTTCTCAAACAAGATGGTTCTATTGATGTTCCTCTTGGGGTCTGCAAGCAGAAGCTTCCGACTACTAAGGATGGTATCGTAGAAGTTTTACCAGAAGCTGCCTCtcaaaaagaaagaaggacaaagcgtaagCAAGATGTTTCTTCTATCAGTAAGGAGAAGAGAACTGAAGAAAAAGGTGCTGAAGAAAATAAAGAAGTTGctgttgaaaaggaaaatacaGAAAAAGAAGATGTAGTCATccagaagaaacagaagaagagtgAGAAAGAGGATGATACGAAAAATGATGAGAAggaagttgaaaagaagaagaagaggaaaaagacTGATAAGACGGATGATGAGAAGGAAGATGAGAAggttgaagagaagaagaaaagtaAGAAAGATAagaataagaagaaaaagaaagtagAAAAGAAGGACGTTGAAGGAGAACAGAAGAATAATGAAGAGGAAAATAAAGAAGAAGCAAGGAAGAAAGAAATTTTTGCAGGAAAGAAGGTTGAGATTCAGAAGAAGAGGAAAGAAGTTGAAGCTGATTCTGAAAGGCCTACCAAGAAATCTAAAG AATCTgaggatgaagcagaatcattgctCTCTCTTGAtggagaacctgaaccctacttcattctgaATCCAGATTCTTATTCTACCCAATTCAAAACCCCCAAACCTGAACTTTCTGttggtgtaagttttgaatttcttAAGCTGAAGGTACAGACAGGACTAGAAGCCCTGAAGGCTGCACATAATGCCAGGACGAATTATGTTGCTACCAGGAGTCTTTGGAGAGCCTTCAGAAGGGAGATACATTCTgactttctgaagcttcagaaagctTGTGAAGCTGAAGCTCCTGGTCCTTTTG aacctgctgctcctacacctccaaagaattTGGCTGAAATTCTTCTGGCCCTTGAAAATTCAGAAGCTGAAATACCTTCTCCTGTGTTTGTTGaagctgcttctgaatcagaagctgATGTTGGAAACCATGATGCTGAAACTCAAGATGCTGAAACTCAAGATGCTCagaatcatcctgctatgcaacatcctcttaaggaaaatcaagcCGATGTTCTCATGCTCGATGCTGCTGCTGAGACTCCTCttctggacaatagctttgatgcttcttctactGGACCTTCTATTTtgatgaacaccatgaaggctcttcaccAGAATCAAgatgatcttgcttctc AATCtatcaagaatgctctgatacatgctaTTCATTAA
- the LOC131633234 gene encoding transcription termination factor MTERF15, mitochondrial-like, with amino-acid sequence MAVRRRNALILISTFSTNFSTISHHHHHTSHYRKQISLANLFQSFGFPSSNLHHFLSHNPFLFNSDPSHLRKSLSTLFSFRIPQKTLISLVHDCPSVLEPQFLHNWESAFPKFKSNAFNPSPLMIANLLRCSRKFHLNPLQLSQKVEIFKGLGFSDNVTARVLEEFPSAVVMTEDKIAGVIDFLVEFGVPRDEIDRVVRLYPRVLGFGVEDRLKPLIHEMRGLGFSRREIKAEVVRDPGILGMEIGEFSRCLKLLQSLKCREAVKESILGDGLVRACFGVKLRVDCLCCHGLIRRDALKVLWKEPRLMSYELEDIEKKIEFLVQRMKYGVECLHEVPEYLGVNFEKQIVPRYNVIEYLKGKGAIGFEVGLKDIIKPTRLRFYNLYVKPYPECEKIYGRFSGKVEVKRKHPDGLWKLFKPKKFSLTSKDVKNMKAFMDSSLV; translated from the coding sequence ATGGCAGTTAGAAGAAGAAACGCGCTTATTCTCATAAGCACTTTTTCAACCAATTTCTCCACCatttctcatcatcatcatcacacatcTCATTACAGAAAACAAATCTCCCTCGCTAATCTCTTCCAATCCTTCGGTTTCCCCTCCTCCAACCTTCACCATTTCCTCTCTCATAACCCATTCCTTTTCAACTCCGATCCATCACACCTTCGCAAATCACTCTCCACTCTCTTTTCCTTCCGAATCCCacagaaaaccctaatttcactCGTTCACGATTGCCCTTCTGTCTTAGAACCCCAATTTCTACACAATTGGGAATCAGCTTttccaaaattcaaatccaaCGCTTTCAACCCTTCCCCGCTGATGATCGCGAACTTGTTGCGATGTTCTAGAAAGTTCCATTTAAATCCCCTTCAACTCTCGCAAAAAGTTGAGATTTttaagggtttagggttttcCGACAATGTTACAGCTAGGGTTTTGGAAGAATTTCCCAGCGCGGTTGTAATGACTGAGGATAAAATTGCTGGGGTAATTGATTTTCTTGTGGAATTCGGTGTTCCTCGAGATGAAATCGATAGGGTTGTTAGATTGTATCCTAGGGTTTTGGGATTTGGAGTTGAAGATAGGTTGAAGCCGCTGATTCATGAGATGAGGGGGTTGGGATTTTCTCGACGGGAGATTAAGGCGGAGGTTGTTAGGGATCCGGGTATTCTAGGAATGGAGATCGGGGAGTTTTCGCGGTGTTTGAAGCTGTTACAGAGTTTGAAATGCAGGGAGGCAGTTAAAGAGAGTATTTTGGGGGATGGTTTGGTTAGAGCTTGTTTTGGAGTGAAATTAAGAGTCGATTGTTTGTGCTGTCACGGGTTGATTCGTAGGGATGCTTTGAAGGTGTTATGGAAGGAACCGAGGTTGATGAGTTACGAGTTGGAGGATATTGAGAAGAAGATTGAGTTTTTAGTTCAAAGGATGAAGTATGGTGTTGAATGTTTGCATGAAGTTCCTGAATATTTGGGTGTGAATTTTGAGAAACAGATTGTTCCTAGATACAATGTGATTGAGTATTTGAAAGGAAAAGGTGCAATTGGCTTTGAAGTTGGATTGAAGGATATTATCAAACCAACTAGGCTTAGGTTTTATAATCTTTATGTTAAGCCTTATCCAGAATGTGAAAAAATATATGGCAGATTTTCGGGGAAGGTTGAAGTTAAAAGAAAGCATCCTGATGGACTTTGGAAGCTGTTCAAACCGAAGAAGTTCTCTCTAACCAGTAAAGATGTGAAGAACATGAAGGCTTTCATGGACTCCTCACTGGTGTAG